A part of Streptomyces sp. NBC_00557 genomic DNA contains:
- a CDS encoding helix-turn-helix domain-containing protein has protein sequence MYRERASRLAGAVVWTNVPDGTGGGPVLPDGCMDLLWSEGRLLVAGPDTRPYVPQGPPRPWAGLRFFPGTAPALLGVPAHELRDLRVDLADLWPAARVRRLSGRVEAAADPATALEDIALDRAARTTPPDPLLHRLVQRLDEGRPVSATAAELGLGTRTLHRRCLGAFGYGPKTLARILRLQRALALARSGTPYAETAARAGYADQPHLAREVRELTGMPLGRLLGSG, from the coding sequence GTGTACAGGGAGCGGGCGTCCCGGCTGGCCGGTGCGGTCGTGTGGACGAACGTCCCCGACGGAACCGGTGGCGGCCCCGTGCTGCCCGACGGCTGCATGGACCTGCTGTGGAGCGAGGGCCGGCTGCTGGTCGCCGGCCCGGACACGCGGCCGTACGTGCCCCAGGGCCCGCCCCGGCCCTGGGCCGGCCTCCGCTTCTTCCCCGGCACCGCACCCGCCCTGCTCGGCGTACCCGCGCACGAACTGCGCGACCTGCGGGTCGACTTGGCCGACCTCTGGCCCGCCGCCCGGGTCCGGCGGCTCAGCGGGCGCGTCGAGGCGGCGGCCGACCCGGCGACGGCACTGGAGGACATCGCCCTGGACCGGGCCGCGCGCACCACGCCCCCCGACCCGCTGCTGCACCGGCTGGTGCAGCGCCTGGACGAGGGCCGCCCGGTGTCGGCGACCGCCGCCGAACTCGGCCTCGGCACGCGCACCTTGCACCGCCGCTGCCTGGGCGCGTTCGGCTACGGCCCGAAGACGCTGGCCCGCATCCTGCGTCTGCAGCGGGCGCTGGCGCTGGCCCGCTCCGGAACGCCGTACGCCGAGACGGCCGCCCGCGCCGGCTACGCCGACCAGCCCCACCTCGCCCGCGAGGTGAGGGAGCTGACGGGCATGCCGCTCGGGCGGCTACTCGGCTCCGGGTAG
- a CDS encoding VOC family protein, with product MTPRFALIGVVTSDMAAALAFYRRLGLVFPEGSEKEPHVDAELPGGLTFALDTEETIRSFHSGWRPPEGAGRVGLAFRCGSPAEVDALYEELVAAGYHGELKPWDAFWGQRYATVHDPDGNGVDLFAPLPGAE from the coding sequence ATGACTCCACGATTCGCGCTGATCGGCGTGGTGACGTCCGACATGGCCGCCGCGCTCGCCTTCTACCGTCGCCTCGGGCTCGTCTTCCCGGAAGGGTCCGAGAAGGAGCCGCACGTCGATGCGGAGCTGCCCGGTGGGCTGACCTTCGCGCTGGACACCGAGGAGACGATCCGCTCCTTCCACTCCGGCTGGCGTCCGCCCGAGGGCGCCGGACGCGTCGGGCTCGCCTTCCGCTGCGGCTCGCCCGCCGAGGTCGACGCCCTGTACGAGGAGCTGGTGGCCGCCGGCTACCACGGGGAGCTGAAGCCGTGGGACGCGTTCTGGGGACAGCGGTACGCCACCGTGCACGACCCCGACGGCAACGGCGTCGACCTGTTCGCCCCGCTACCCGGAGCCGAGTAG
- a CDS encoding YihY/virulence factor BrkB family protein, producing MQQASESPERPAGRLHRARVLYRNVSKRRTAWLLLKDTVNSCMEYRILGLAAEAAFFTLLSVPPLLLCLIGLLAYVDTWTGAHTISSLENNILEASRTVLSDKGVKEITEPILHDVMKGRPDVISIGFLFALWSGSRAVNVFIDTITVMYGLDGVRGIVKTRVMSFVLFIVALLIGSVALPLMVAGPDAVVRVVPWSATVVQVLYWPVVIVLSIAFLTTLYHVSVPVRSPWIEDVPGALVALAMWVLGSFLLRIYLVHTIEGATIYGSLAASVAVLLWIGVSAFAVLVGAAVNAAIDRVWPAAATAAARAANERIREAQVAEYVARAAAQRDADPDDPDMPSEFPERWSRFLPPEDVTARLRTHAKHAPKTHGREPHEPDDRHPHEPGERHAHGANGDAGTGRQ from the coding sequence GTGCAGCAGGCAAGTGAATCCCCCGAGCGGCCCGCCGGCCGCCTCCACCGCGCCAGAGTCCTCTACCGGAACGTCTCCAAGCGCAGGACCGCCTGGCTGCTGCTCAAGGACACCGTCAACTCCTGCATGGAGTACCGCATCCTGGGCCTGGCTGCCGAGGCGGCGTTCTTCACGCTGCTGTCCGTGCCGCCGCTGCTGCTGTGCCTCATCGGGCTGCTCGCCTACGTCGACACCTGGACCGGCGCCCACACCATCAGCAGCCTCGAGAACAACATCCTCGAAGCCTCCCGGACGGTCCTGTCCGACAAGGGCGTGAAGGAGATCACCGAGCCGATCCTGCACGATGTGATGAAGGGCCGGCCCGACGTCATCTCCATCGGCTTCCTCTTCGCCCTGTGGTCCGGCTCCCGCGCGGTCAACGTCTTCATCGACACCATCACCGTCATGTACGGCCTCGACGGCGTCCGGGGCATCGTCAAGACGCGGGTGATGTCGTTCGTGCTGTTCATCGTGGCGCTGCTGATCGGCTCGGTGGCCCTGCCGCTGATGGTCGCAGGCCCCGACGCGGTGGTGCGGGTGGTGCCCTGGTCGGCCACCGTGGTGCAGGTCCTGTACTGGCCGGTCGTGATCGTGCTGTCCATCGCCTTCCTCACCACCCTCTACCACGTCTCCGTGCCGGTCCGCTCCCCGTGGATCGAGGACGTCCCCGGCGCACTCGTCGCCCTGGCCATGTGGGTCCTCGGCAGCTTCCTGCTGCGGATCTACCTCGTGCACACCATCGAGGGCGCCACCATCTACGGCTCCCTCGCCGCATCCGTCGCCGTCCTCCTCTGGATCGGCGTGTCGGCCTTCGCCGTCCTCGTCGGCGCGGCCGTGAACGCCGCCATCGACCGGGTCTGGCCCGCCGCCGCCACGGCCGCCGCCCGCGCCGCGAACGAGCGGATCCGCGAGGCCCAGGTCGCCGAGTACGTCGCCCGCGCCGCGGCCCAGCGCGACGCCGACCCCGACGACCCCGACATGCCCTCCGAGTTCCCCGAACGCTGGTCCCGCTTCCTCCCCCCGGAGGACGTCACCGCCCGCCTGCGCACCCACGCCAAGCACGCCCCCAAGACCCATGGCCGGGAGCCGCACGAGCCCGATGACCGGCATCCGCACGAGCCCGGCGAACGGCATGCGCACGGGGCCAACGGGGACGCCGGAACGGGACGGCAGTAG
- a CDS encoding carboxylesterase/lipase family protein, protein MTADQTDPVVRTPYGAVRGRYEHGVAVFRGIPYAAPPFGPRRFRPPEPPEPWDGVRDAGDFGPTAPKPPYSEAFAQYLSDPEIPGDDCLNLNVWTPDPDPGARLPVLVWLHGGALTRGSSAVPVYNGATFARDGVVCVSVNYRLGVEGYGLFPDSPPNPGLRDQLAALRWVHDAIGAFGGDPDLVTLCGQSAGAISAGALLASPASRGLIRRAVLQSGPPESSERDKVRRMVRRMAGRLKIPATAEAFAAVDRDLLLRTQAEVGRLSSPVLGGPAFGIVVDGDLVPRDPLAALIDGAARDVDLLMGWTRDEYRLWLVPGGLVDHVDRLGAVALAGAMARCRTGHEVPRGYRALNPDAGAAEIVGQMVTDHLLRIPLHRLADAHAANSYVYEFAWPSRLPGLGACHALELGFVFDSGDIPESKKLAGEGAPQELAETMHAAWVRFAATGDPGWQAWDATHPVRIFGDGAPHTAYGPRDAEIALWSLAPTVPEPAPTAEVRAPGAELAAAVRRLRRSTGPMRRR, encoded by the coding sequence ATGACGGCAGACCAGACGGATCCCGTGGTCAGAACGCCGTACGGGGCGGTACGCGGCCGGTACGAGCACGGTGTCGCGGTGTTCCGCGGCATCCCGTACGCCGCCCCACCCTTCGGTCCCCGCCGGTTCCGCCCGCCCGAGCCGCCCGAGCCCTGGGACGGGGTGCGCGACGCCGGCGACTTCGGGCCCACCGCGCCCAAACCGCCGTACTCCGAGGCGTTCGCCCAGTACCTGTCCGATCCCGAGATCCCCGGCGACGACTGCCTCAACCTCAACGTCTGGACCCCCGATCCGGATCCCGGCGCCCGCCTGCCCGTCCTCGTCTGGCTCCACGGCGGAGCCCTCACCAGAGGATCCTCGGCCGTACCCGTCTACAACGGCGCCACCTTCGCCCGGGACGGCGTCGTCTGCGTCTCTGTCAACTACCGCCTCGGGGTGGAGGGTTACGGCCTGTTCCCCGACTCACCGCCCAACCCCGGCCTGCGCGACCAACTCGCGGCGCTGCGCTGGGTGCACGACGCCATCGGCGCCTTCGGCGGCGACCCGGACCTGGTCACGCTGTGCGGCCAGTCGGCCGGCGCCATCAGCGCGGGCGCCCTGCTGGCCTCGCCCGCGAGCCGGGGCCTGATCCGGCGCGCGGTCCTGCAGAGCGGACCGCCCGAGTCGTCCGAACGGGACAAGGTACGGCGGATGGTGCGCCGCATGGCCGGCCGGCTGAAGATCCCCGCCACTGCCGAGGCCTTCGCCGCCGTCGACCGCGACCTGCTGCTGCGCACCCAGGCCGAGGTCGGCCGGCTCAGCAGCCCGGTCCTGGGCGGACCCGCGTTCGGCATCGTCGTGGACGGCGACCTCGTGCCCCGCGACCCGCTGGCCGCGCTGATCGACGGCGCCGCCCGGGACGTCGACCTGCTCATGGGCTGGACCCGCGACGAGTACCGGCTCTGGCTCGTGCCCGGCGGACTGGTGGACCACGTCGACCGGCTCGGAGCCGTCGCCCTCGCCGGCGCCATGGCCCGCTGCCGCACCGGCCACGAGGTGCCCCGCGGGTACCGCGCCCTGAACCCCGACGCGGGCGCCGCCGAGATCGTCGGCCAGATGGTCACCGACCACCTGCTGCGGATCCCGCTCCACCGCCTCGCCGACGCCCACGCCGCGAACTCCTACGTCTACGAGTTCGCCTGGCCCTCCCGCCTGCCCGGCCTCGGCGCCTGCCACGCCCTGGAGCTGGGATTCGTCTTCGACTCCGGGGACATCCCCGAGTCGAAGAAGCTCGCCGGCGAGGGCGCGCCGCAGGAGCTGGCCGAGACGATGCACGCGGCCTGGGTGCGGTTCGCGGCCACCGGGGATCCCGGCTGGCAGGCCTGGGACGCGACCCACCCGGTGCGGATCTTCGGCGACGGCGCACCGCACACCGCGTACGGACCCCGCGACGCGGAAATCGCCCTCTGGTCGCTCGCCCCCACCGTCCCCGAACCGGCCCCCACCGCGGAAGTCCGGGCCCCCGGCGCGGAGTTGGCGGCGGCGGTACGACGCCTGCGCCGCTCGACAGGACCGATGCGCCGCCGCTGA
- a CDS encoding ThuA domain-containing protein has translation MTRRLLLYTRTTDYRHDSIPDAVAAVRGLGRFVVEHTEDPADLEKPLDGYALVVFLSTSGEVLTPAGRERLARYVESGGGFAGVHAAACTEYGWPYYGELLGARFVRHPDFQPGRAVVEDPGHPATRSLPAVWDVSDEWYDFDASPRHRARVLLSADETSYEGGGMGADHPLAWCREHGAGGGRVFYTALGHAAEAYRDPVFLAHLDGGLGWAGRAHP, from the coding sequence ATGACTCGCCGGCTCCTGCTCTACACCCGCACCACCGACTACCGCCACGACTCCATCCCGGACGCCGTCGCCGCCGTGCGCGGCCTCGGGAGGTTCGTCGTCGAGCACACCGAGGACCCCGCCGACCTCGAGAAACCGCTGGACGGCTACGCGCTCGTCGTCTTCCTCTCCACCAGCGGGGAGGTGCTGACCCCCGCGGGGCGGGAGCGGCTCGCGCGGTACGTGGAGTCGGGCGGCGGTTTCGCCGGGGTGCACGCGGCGGCCTGCACCGAGTACGGCTGGCCGTACTACGGCGAACTCCTCGGCGCCCGCTTCGTACGGCACCCCGACTTCCAGCCGGGCCGGGCTGTCGTCGAGGACCCCGGTCACCCCGCGACCCGCTCGCTGCCCGCGGTCTGGGACGTCAGCGACGAGTGGTACGACTTCGACGCCAGCCCCCGGCACCGGGCACGGGTGCTGCTGAGCGCCGACGAGACGTCGTACGAGGGCGGCGGGATGGGTGCGGACCACCCGCTCGCCTGGTGCCGCGAGCACGGGGCGGGCGGCGGCCGCGTCTTCTACACCGCGCTCGGGCACGCCGCCGAGGCCTACCGCGATCCCGTCTTCCTGGCTCACCTGGACGGCGGACTCGGCTGGGCGGGACGGGCCCATCCGTGA
- a CDS encoding VOC family protein, with translation MNPVPPFLDHLVLATPDLAATVAEFARRTGVTPAPGGVHLGLGTRNHLVGLGGRSYLEIIGPDPEQPEPDAPRPFAVDRLSGPRTLTWAISPPDLNAAITTARARGYDPGPVHPMSRRTPDGALLRWRLTDSGHAHPSGLVPFLIDWGDSPHPTASGLPVTPLLHLSGTAPAPADLHGPLTALGTALPLAPGPTALSFTVDTPNGPVTFG, from the coding sequence ATGAACCCCGTTCCCCCGTTCCTGGACCATCTCGTCCTGGCCACGCCCGATCTGGCGGCGACCGTCGCGGAGTTCGCGCGCCGGACCGGAGTGACGCCCGCGCCCGGCGGGGTGCACCTCGGCCTCGGCACGCGCAACCATCTGGTGGGGCTGGGCGGCCGGAGCTACCTGGAGATCATCGGCCCCGACCCCGAGCAGCCGGAACCTGACGCGCCACGGCCGTTCGCGGTCGACCGGCTGTCCGGGCCGCGCACGCTGACCTGGGCCATCAGCCCGCCCGACCTGAACGCGGCGATCACGACGGCACGCGCTCGGGGCTACGACCCGGGCCCCGTGCATCCGATGAGCCGCCGCACCCCCGACGGCGCCCTCCTGCGGTGGCGGCTGACCGACAGCGGCCACGCGCATCCCTCGGGTCTGGTCCCGTTCCTGATCGACTGGGGCGACTCGCCCCACCCCACGGCCTCCGGGCTGCCGGTCACCCCGCTGCTGCACCTGTCCGGCACGGCCCCCGCTCCGGCCGACCTGCACGGCCCGCTGACGGCCCTGGGCACCGCTCTGCCGCTCGCCCCCGGCCCCACCGCCCTCTCCTTCACCGTCGACACCCCGAACGGGCCGGTCACCTTCGGCTGA
- a CDS encoding VC0807 family protein, with amino-acid sequence MVNAVGTTDGADMTDVGEADAAGVSGRGRRPRTGARTGGPAYGPLLTVAAGILLPLLVYYAARGLGVGQGPALLLSGAPPALRLVSGAVRQRRIDGVDLFCTVLLAAAALTALIGGGNRLLLAKDAALSLVVGGWILVTGFTGRPLAFQLGQRLHRGPVAGTRAGIWRDSAEFRRALRVLTLVWGAEQLLDGGLGTLAAATLPTDVVPLLARALSLLLLVLTAGATVAYARAFRTRHGIPLFGAPGTAAGAGERVAERGLTQSR; translated from the coding sequence ATGGTGAACGCGGTGGGCACGACCGACGGGGCGGACATGACGGACGTGGGGGAGGCGGATGCAGCCGGTGTGTCCGGCCGGGGACGGCGCCCGCGCACGGGGGCGAGGACGGGCGGCCCGGCCTACGGCCCGCTGCTGACCGTCGCCGCCGGCATCCTGTTACCGCTCCTCGTCTACTACGCCGCCCGCGGGCTCGGGGTCGGCCAGGGCCCAGCGCTGCTGCTCAGCGGCGCACCCCCGGCCCTGCGGCTGGTGTCCGGTGCGGTGCGGCAGCGGCGGATCGACGGCGTGGACCTGTTCTGCACCGTGCTGCTGGCCGCCGCCGCGCTCACCGCCCTGATCGGAGGCGGCAACCGCCTTCTGCTGGCCAAGGACGCCGCGCTGTCCCTCGTGGTGGGCGGCTGGATACTCGTCACCGGGTTCACCGGCAGGCCGCTGGCCTTCCAGCTGGGCCAGCGACTGCACCGAGGCCCCGTGGCCGGGACGAGGGCCGGCATATGGCGGGACTCCGCCGAGTTCCGCCGCGCGCTGCGTGTCCTGACCCTGGTCTGGGGCGCCGAGCAACTGCTCGACGGCGGCCTCGGCACGCTCGCCGCCGCCACCCTGCCCACGGACGTCGTGCCGCTGCTCGCCCGGGCCCTCTCGCTCCTCCTGCTGGTCCTGACCGCCGGGGCCACCGTCGCCTACGCCCGCGCCTTCCGCACCCGCCACGGCATCCCGCTGTTCGGCGCACCCGGCACGGCAGCCGGCGCCGGCGAGCGGGTCGCCGAGCGGGGGCTGACGCAGTCGCGCTGA
- the mmuM gene encoding homocysteine S-methyltransferase produces the protein MTSDTSPSLADALAAGTVVLDGGMSNQLESAGHDLSDELWSARLLAERPEAVTEAHLAYFRAGADVAITASYQATFEGFARRGIGHAEAARLLALSVDLAREAARQAADAGVGRPLWVAASVGPYGAMLADGSEYRGRYGLSVDELERFHRPRMEVLAAAAPDVLALETVPDADEGAALLRAVRGLGVPAWLSYTVDGRRTRAGQPLEEAFAPAADRDEVIAVGVNCCAPEDVEPAVEIAARVTGKPVVVYPNSGESWDAGARAWTGRTRFGAEQVKAWRDAGARLVGGCCRVGPEAVAAIRQAVDAAV, from the coding sequence ATGACCAGCGACACCTCCCCCAGCCTTGCCGACGCCCTCGCCGCAGGGACGGTCGTGCTCGACGGCGGCATGTCCAACCAGCTGGAGTCGGCCGGGCACGACCTGAGCGACGAGCTGTGGTCGGCGCGGCTGCTCGCCGAACGGCCGGAGGCGGTGACGGAGGCGCACCTCGCCTACTTCCGGGCCGGCGCCGACGTGGCCATCACCGCCAGCTACCAGGCCACCTTCGAGGGCTTCGCCCGGCGCGGGATCGGCCATGCCGAGGCCGCGCGGCTGCTCGCGCTGAGCGTGGACCTCGCGCGTGAGGCCGCCCGGCAGGCCGCGGACGCGGGCGTCGGCCGGCCGCTGTGGGTGGCGGCGTCGGTCGGGCCGTACGGGGCGATGCTCGCGGACGGCTCCGAGTACCGCGGCCGGTACGGGCTGAGCGTGGACGAGCTGGAGCGCTTTCACCGGCCGCGGATGGAGGTGCTGGCCGCCGCCGCGCCGGACGTCCTCGCGCTGGAGACCGTGCCGGACGCCGACGAGGGCGCCGCGCTGCTCAGGGCGGTGCGCGGGCTGGGGGTGCCGGCCTGGCTGTCGTACACCGTCGACGGCCGGCGCACACGTGCCGGGCAGCCGCTGGAGGAGGCCTTCGCCCCGGCCGCCGACAGGGACGAGGTGATCGCGGTCGGCGTGAACTGCTGCGCGCCCGAGGACGTGGAGCCCGCGGTGGAGATCGCGGCACGGGTCACCGGCAAGCCGGTCGTGGTGTATCCGAACAGCGGCGAGTCGTGGGACGCCGGGGCGCGTGCCTGGACCGGCCGGACCCGGTTCGGCGCCGAGCAGGTCAAGGCGTGGCGGGACGCGGGCGCGCGACTCGTCGGGGGCTGCTGCCGAGTGGGGCCGGAGGCGGTCGCGGCGATCCGGCAGGCGGTGGACGCGGCGGTCTGA
- a CDS encoding acyl-CoA dehydrogenase family protein, which translates to MAGTPTHSVTNQPPPLAGYDVFAADRALVEAVERHAGPDVLEEASSELSALGRAAGSAQLQEWAVQANEHPPRLRSHDRYGHRIDEVEFHPAWHRLLGKGVSAGLTGAWVRPSGHVRRAAGFLVWTQVEAGTCCPLSMTHAAVPALRADPRLAAEWEPRLTSTVYDRELRPAAQKSGALMGMGMTEKQGGSDVRANTTEARPLTDPGAYELTGHKWFCSAPMSDAFLVLAQAPGGLTCFLVPRVLPDGSRNVFLLQRLKDKLGNRSNASAEVEFAGTWARRVGEEGAGVRTIIGMVAATRLDCALGSAGLMRQAVTQAVHHCTYREAFGGRLVDKPLMRNVLADLALESEAATTLALRLAAAYDDGGEQERAFLRLAVPAAKYWITKRCAPVAVEAAECLGGNGYVEESGLPRLVRESPLNSIWEGAGNVQALDVVRALRREPGALDACLTEIGRSHGADHRLDRAVKDLFTELADLSDVEGRARRLVERLALVLQGSLLVRYAPAEVADAFCASRLGGDHGASFGTLPTGLDLTSIVERARPAHAD; encoded by the coding sequence ATGGCAGGCACCCCCACGCATTCCGTGACGAACCAGCCGCCGCCCCTGGCCGGCTACGACGTCTTCGCCGCCGACCGGGCCCTGGTGGAGGCCGTGGAGCGGCACGCCGGTCCGGACGTGCTGGAGGAGGCGAGCTCCGAGCTGTCCGCGCTGGGCCGGGCCGCGGGGTCGGCGCAGCTGCAGGAGTGGGCCGTGCAGGCGAACGAGCATCCGCCCCGGCTGCGCAGCCACGACCGGTACGGCCACCGGATCGACGAGGTCGAGTTCCACCCGGCCTGGCACCGGCTGCTCGGCAAGGGCGTGTCGGCGGGCCTGACCGGCGCCTGGGTCAGGCCGTCCGGGCACGTCCGCCGGGCCGCCGGTTTCCTGGTGTGGACGCAGGTCGAGGCGGGGACCTGCTGCCCGCTGTCGATGACCCACGCGGCGGTGCCCGCGCTGCGGGCCGATCCGCGGCTCGCCGCCGAGTGGGAGCCGCGGCTGACGTCCACGGTCTACGACCGCGAGCTGCGGCCCGCCGCGCAGAAGTCCGGCGCGCTCATGGGCATGGGCATGACCGAGAAGCAGGGCGGCAGCGACGTCCGCGCGAACACCACCGAGGCGCGGCCGCTCACCGATCCGGGCGCATACGAGCTGACCGGGCACAAGTGGTTCTGCTCGGCGCCGATGTCGGACGCCTTCCTGGTGCTGGCGCAGGCCCCGGGCGGCCTCACGTGCTTCCTGGTGCCGCGCGTGCTGCCCGACGGCTCCCGCAACGTCTTCCTCCTGCAGCGGCTGAAGGACAAGCTCGGCAACCGGTCCAACGCCTCCGCGGAGGTGGAGTTCGCCGGCACCTGGGCGCGCCGGGTCGGCGAGGAGGGCGCCGGGGTGCGGACGATCATCGGGATGGTCGCGGCGACCCGGCTGGACTGCGCGCTCGGCTCGGCGGGGCTGATGCGGCAGGCGGTGACGCAGGCCGTGCACCACTGCACGTACCGGGAGGCGTTCGGCGGGAGGCTCGTCGACAAGCCGCTGATGCGCAACGTCCTCGCCGATCTCGCGCTGGAGTCGGAGGCCGCGACCACGCTCGCGCTGAGGCTCGCGGCCGCGTACGACGACGGGGGCGAGCAGGAGCGCGCCTTCCTGCGGCTGGCGGTGCCGGCCGCGAAGTACTGGATCACCAAACGCTGTGCGCCCGTTGCGGTCGAGGCCGCGGAGTGCCTGGGCGGAAACGGTTACGTGGAGGAGTCCGGCCTGCCCCGGCTGGTCCGGGAGTCGCCGCTGAACTCCATCTGGGAGGGCGCGGGGAACGTGCAGGCGCTGGACGTGGTGCGGGCGCTGCGGCGGGAGCCGGGCGCGCTCGACGCCTGTCTGACCGAGATCGGCCGCTCGCACGGCGCCGACCACCGTCTCGACCGCGCGGTGAAGGACCTCTTCACCGAACTGGCCGATCTGAGCGACGTCGAGGGCCGGGCCCGGCGGCTGGTGGAGCGCCTCGCGCTGGTCCTGCAGGGCTCCCTGCTGGTCCGGTACGCGCCCGCGGAGGTGGCGGACGCCTTCTGCGCCTCGCGACTGGGCGGCGACCACGGGGCGTCGTTCGGCACCCTGCCGACAGGGCTGGACCTGACGTCGATCGTCGAGCGGGCACGTCCGGCACACGCGGACTGA
- a CDS encoding isocitrate lyase/PEP mutase family protein — translation MTYGKKLRERIAGPGTTPLIGVYDMYSASIAAKHYDGMFVSGFGFAASYYGLPDIGFIAWPDMVAFVQRLRGAFPHHHLLVDIDDGYVDPEVACHVVEGLERIGASGVILEDQKRPRRCGHADGKQVLPLEEYLEKLHKVLETRKDLVVVARTDATDEHDILHRAERLAATDADVVLVDGVRSVEWIKRIREVVGSKPLLFNQIAGGKSPRLSLGELSDLGVDVAIYSTPCLFAAHEAMDSALADLKAADGRLPEVDPASGVGVKASTSLLERNIARDRLVPEGVGV, via the coding sequence TTGACTTACGGTAAGAAGTTGCGCGAGCGCATCGCCGGGCCCGGGACCACACCGCTGATCGGCGTGTACGACATGTACTCGGCGTCGATCGCGGCCAAGCACTACGACGGGATGTTCGTTTCGGGCTTCGGCTTCGCGGCCTCGTACTACGGGCTGCCGGACATCGGATTCATCGCCTGGCCCGACATGGTGGCCTTCGTCCAGCGGCTGCGGGGCGCGTTCCCGCACCACCATCTGCTCGTCGACATCGACGACGGGTACGTGGACCCCGAGGTCGCCTGCCACGTCGTCGAAGGGCTGGAACGCATCGGCGCCTCCGGAGTGATCCTCGAGGACCAGAAAAGGCCCCGCCGCTGCGGCCACGCCGACGGCAAGCAGGTGCTGCCGCTGGAGGAGTACCTGGAGAAACTGCACAAGGTCCTCGAGACCCGCAAGGACCTCGTCGTGGTGGCCCGCACCGACGCCACCGACGAGCACGACATCCTGCACCGAGCCGAGCGGCTGGCCGCGACCGACGCCGACGTGGTCCTGGTCGACGGGGTGCGCAGCGTCGAGTGGATCAAGCGGATCCGCGAGGTCGTCGGGTCCAAGCCGCTGCTGTTCAACCAGATCGCCGGCGGCAAGTCGCCCCGGCTCTCCCTCGGCGAGCTGTCCGACCTCGGCGTCGACGTCGCCATCTACAGCACCCCCTGTCTGTTCGCCGCGCACGAGGCGATGGACTCCGCGCTCGCCGACCTGAAGGCGGCCGACGGACGGCTGCCGGAGGTCGATCCCGCGAGCGGGGTCGGCGTGAAGGCCTCCACCAGCCTCCTGGAGCGCAACATCGCTCGCGACCGGCTCGTCCCCGAGGGCGTGGGCGTGTGA
- a CDS encoding hydroxyacid dehydrogenase yields the protein MPPSAQPPRAVFAMDPVHLPLLFPPPLMARLRRTAAIDTELVVRDFADPAVADALAPAEVLITGWGCPRLDAGVLAAAPELRAVLHAAGSVRSLVGEAVWEHGVTVSSAAAGNAVPVAEYTLAMILLAGKDAFGHRERYRRTHTPPAPSDTAATGSLRRRVGIVGASRVGRRLLELLRPFDLTVLLYDPYVSPAEAAALGAELLPLEELLRRSDIVSLHAPDIPETRHMLDGARLALVRDGGVLINTARGALVDHEALTRELVSGRLSAILDVTEPEPLPAGSPLYGLPNVFLTPHIAGSLGNELERLGTIVVEELERLAAGLPPLHEVRHADLSRVA from the coding sequence ATGCCGCCCAGCGCCCAGCCGCCGCGAGCCGTGTTCGCGATGGATCCGGTCCACCTCCCGCTGCTCTTCCCGCCGCCGCTCATGGCCCGGCTGCGCCGCACGGCCGCCATCGACACGGAGCTGGTCGTACGGGACTTCGCCGATCCCGCGGTGGCCGACGCGCTGGCCCCGGCCGAGGTGCTGATCACCGGCTGGGGGTGCCCGCGTCTGGACGCCGGGGTCCTCGCCGCGGCCCCGGAGCTGCGTGCGGTCCTGCACGCCGCGGGCTCGGTCCGCTCCCTGGTCGGCGAGGCGGTGTGGGAACACGGCGTCACCGTGTCCAGCGCGGCCGCCGGCAACGCCGTACCGGTGGCGGAGTACACGCTCGCGATGATCCTCCTCGCCGGCAAGGACGCCTTCGGCCACCGCGAGCGCTACCGCCGCACGCACACCCCGCCGGCCCCCTCCGACACGGCGGCCACCGGCAGTCTCCGCCGTCGCGTCGGGATCGTCGGCGCCTCCCGCGTGGGCCGCCGGCTCCTGGAACTGCTGCGGCCCTTCGACCTCACGGTCCTGCTGTACGACCCCTATGTGAGCCCCGCCGAGGCCGCGGCTCTGGGCGCGGAACTGCTGCCGCTGGAGGAACTGCTGCGCCGCAGCGACATCGTCAGCCTGCACGCCCCCGACATCCCCGAGACCCGTCACATGCTCGACGGCGCCCGGCTGGCCCTCGTCCGGGACGGCGGCGTGCTGATCAACACCGCGCGCGGTGCGCTGGTCGACCACGAGGCGCTGACCCGGGAGCTGGTCTCCGGCCGTCTGTCCGCGATCCTGGACGTCACCGAGCCCGAGCCGCTGCCCGCCGGTTCACCGCTGTACGGGCTGCCCAACGTCTTCCTCACCCCGCACATCGCCGGCTCCCTCGGCAACGAGCTGGAGCGGCTGGGCACGATCGTCGTGGAGGAACTGGAGCGGCTGGCCGCGGGCCTGCCGCCGCTGCACGAGGTACGGCACGCGGATCTGAGCCGGGTCGCCTGA